A single genomic interval of Xyrauchen texanus isolate HMW12.3.18 chromosome 48, RBS_HiC_50CHRs, whole genome shotgun sequence harbors:
- the LOC127639835 gene encoding nischarin-like isoform X6: MDAPDISEQSAEKRVSISGSELVENYTVYIIEVKTGDHSWTIKHRYSDFHDLHEKLTAEKKIGKHLLPPKKIIGKNSKSLVEKRQKELEVYIQTLLSRFPTATPKVLSNFLNFHLYEINGIAAALAEELFHKGERLLAADKVFLLRPLQLYAITQQLKLAKPTCANGDTKADLGHILDFTCRLKYLKIPGSNRTVGTSNIDEQSLPFDLSIFKALLQIEISNCDAGQIKGLPSLKPTLDTLSIHLSANSMKEILVPEASEFAQWVPEGVDTDCPFTAIIPTWKMLTTLDMSRNFIHCIDESVKLIRKVEFLDLSYNELSVVEHLQHLYNLVHLDLSFNKLNVLEGVHTKLGNIKTLNLAGNQLETLSGLSKLYSLVNLDLSSNKLAQLDEIKHISTLPCLEKLTLANCPMCIIPDYRTKVLAQFCDRASEVCLDGTTTTEKELDTVEVLKAIQKAKEAKVRMANNDKKVSNVSGQATGGPQSSSSSSLVVPPSSSSPYRSHSNCSSQAHPVRLSCRCKLKLIHVCLLVSHVRAAVLLRKSRCPI; encoded by the exons ATGGACGCGCCGGATATATCTGAACAGAGCGCAGAGAAACGCGTCAGCATCAGCGGATCCGAGCTGGTGGAAAATTACACG GTTTACATTATAGAAGTAAAGACTGGAGACCACAGTTGGACAATCAAGCATCGCTACAGCGACTTTCATGATTTGCACGAAAAA CTCACTGCGGAGAAAAAGATCGGTAAACATCTGTTGCCACCCAAGAAGATCATTGGCAAGAATTCCAAAAGCCTTGTTGAGAAGAGACAGAAGGAGCTGGAAGTTTATATCCAAACTCTCCTCAGCAGATTCCCTACAGCGACCCCTAAAGTCTTGTCCAACTTCCTGAATTTCCACTTATAT GAAATCAATGGAATTGCGGCTGCCCTTGCAGAAGAGCTGTTTCATAAGG GTGAGCGGTTGTTAGCTGCAGATAAGGTGTTTCTCCTGAGACCCCTGCAGCTGTACGCCATCACCCAGCAGCTGAAACTCGCCAAGCCTACCTGTGCCAACGGAGACACCAAAGCCGACCTGGGCCACATCCTGGACTTCACCTGCCGCCTCAAGTATCTTAAG ATCCCTGGATCGAATAGAACGGTGGGAACGAGTAACATTGACGAGCAGAGCCTTCCTTTCGACCTGTCCATCTTTAAAGCACTGCTCCAGATAGAG ATCAGCAATTGTGATGCTGGACAGATCAAAGGTCTGCCCTCTCTGAAACCCACTCTGGACACACTCAGCATACACCTCTCGGCCAATAGTATGAAG GAAATCTTAGTTCCGGAAGCGTCTGAATTTGCACAGTGGGTGCCTGAGGGTGTAGATACAGACTGTCCCTTCACAGCGATTATTCCCACATGGAAGATGCTCACCACTCTTGACATGAGCCGAAACTTCATACACTGCATAGATGAGTCAGTG AAACTGATCCGTAAAGTTGAATTCCTTGATCTTAGCTACAACGAGTTGTCTGTAGTGGAACACCTTCAG CATTTGTACAACTTGGTTCATCTGGATCTGTCCTTCAACAAACTCAATGTCCTGGAGGGTGTTCACACTAAACTCGGCAATATCAAGACTTTGAATCTGGCTGGGAATCAGCTGGAAACGCTCTCCGGTCTCAGTAAACTTTACTCGTTAGTAAACTTGGACTTAAGCAGCAACAAATTAGCCCAG cTGGATGAAATTAAACACATTAGCACTCTTCCCTGTCTGGAAAAACTGACTCTGGCCAATTGCCCCATGTGTATCATCCCAGACTACAGAACTAAAGTTCTGGCCCAGTTCTGTGACCGGGCCTCTGAG GTGTGTTTGGATGGTACAACCACCACAGAGAAAGAGCTGGACACTGTGGAAGTCCTAAAAGCCATTCAGAAAGCTAAAGAGGCCAAAGTCCGAATGGCAAACAATGATAAAAAG GTGAGTAACGTCTCAGGGCAGGCCACGGGTGGGCCACAATCGTCCTCCTCATCTTCTCTCGTCGTGCCGCCGTCCTCTTCCTCCCCCTATCGGTCCCATTCCAACTGCTCCAGTCAAG CCCACCCTGTGAGGTTATCTTGCAG GTGCAAACTCAAATTGATTCATGTTTGTCTTCTGGTGTCCCATGTGAGAGCGGCAG TGTTGCTCAGGAAGTCCCGATGCCCCATTTGA
- the LOC127639835 gene encoding nischarin-like isoform X8 — MDAPDISEQSAEKRVSISGSELVENYTVYIIEVKTGDHSWTIKHRYSDFHDLHEKLTAEKKIGKHLLPPKKIIGKNSKSLVEKRQKELEVYIQTLLSRFPTATPKVLSNFLNFHLYEINGIAAALAEELFHKGERLLAADKVFLLRPLQLYAITQQLKLAKPTCANGDTKADLGHILDFTCRLKYLKIPGSNRTVGTSNIDEQSLPFDLSIFKALLQIEISNCDAGQIKGLPSLKPTLDTLSIHLSANSMKEILVPEASEFAQWVPEGVDTDCPFTAIIPTWKMLTTLDMSRNFIHCIDESVKLIRKVEFLDLSYNELSVVEHLQHLYNLVHLDLSFNKLNVLEGVHTKLGNIKTLNLAGNQLETLSGLSKLYSLVNLDLSSNKLAQLDEIKHISTLPCLEKLTLANCPMCIIPDYRTKVLAQFCDRASEVCLDGTTTTEKELDTVEVLKAIQKAKEAKVRMANNDKKVSNVSGQATGGPQSSSSSSLVVPPSSSSPYRSHSNCSSQGNHK; from the exons ATGGACGCGCCGGATATATCTGAACAGAGCGCAGAGAAACGCGTCAGCATCAGCGGATCCGAGCTGGTGGAAAATTACACG GTTTACATTATAGAAGTAAAGACTGGAGACCACAGTTGGACAATCAAGCATCGCTACAGCGACTTTCATGATTTGCACGAAAAA CTCACTGCGGAGAAAAAGATCGGTAAACATCTGTTGCCACCCAAGAAGATCATTGGCAAGAATTCCAAAAGCCTTGTTGAGAAGAGACAGAAGGAGCTGGAAGTTTATATCCAAACTCTCCTCAGCAGATTCCCTACAGCGACCCCTAAAGTCTTGTCCAACTTCCTGAATTTCCACTTATAT GAAATCAATGGAATTGCGGCTGCCCTTGCAGAAGAGCTGTTTCATAAGG GTGAGCGGTTGTTAGCTGCAGATAAGGTGTTTCTCCTGAGACCCCTGCAGCTGTACGCCATCACCCAGCAGCTGAAACTCGCCAAGCCTACCTGTGCCAACGGAGACACCAAAGCCGACCTGGGCCACATCCTGGACTTCACCTGCCGCCTCAAGTATCTTAAG ATCCCTGGATCGAATAGAACGGTGGGAACGAGTAACATTGACGAGCAGAGCCTTCCTTTCGACCTGTCCATCTTTAAAGCACTGCTCCAGATAGAG ATCAGCAATTGTGATGCTGGACAGATCAAAGGTCTGCCCTCTCTGAAACCCACTCTGGACACACTCAGCATACACCTCTCGGCCAATAGTATGAAG GAAATCTTAGTTCCGGAAGCGTCTGAATTTGCACAGTGGGTGCCTGAGGGTGTAGATACAGACTGTCCCTTCACAGCGATTATTCCCACATGGAAGATGCTCACCACTCTTGACATGAGCCGAAACTTCATACACTGCATAGATGAGTCAGTG AAACTGATCCGTAAAGTTGAATTCCTTGATCTTAGCTACAACGAGTTGTCTGTAGTGGAACACCTTCAG CATTTGTACAACTTGGTTCATCTGGATCTGTCCTTCAACAAACTCAATGTCCTGGAGGGTGTTCACACTAAACTCGGCAATATCAAGACTTTGAATCTGGCTGGGAATCAGCTGGAAACGCTCTCCGGTCTCAGTAAACTTTACTCGTTAGTAAACTTGGACTTAAGCAGCAACAAATTAGCCCAG cTGGATGAAATTAAACACATTAGCACTCTTCCCTGTCTGGAAAAACTGACTCTGGCCAATTGCCCCATGTGTATCATCCCAGACTACAGAACTAAAGTTCTGGCCCAGTTCTGTGACCGGGCCTCTGAG GTGTGTTTGGATGGTACAACCACCACAGAGAAAGAGCTGGACACTGTGGAAGTCCTAAAAGCCATTCAGAAAGCTAAAGAGGCCAAAGTCCGAATGGCAAACAATGATAAAAAG GTGAGTAACGTCTCAGGGCAGGCCACGGGTGGGCCACAATCGTCCTCCTCATCTTCTCTCGTCGTGCCGCCGTCCTCTTCCTCCCCCTATCGGTCCCATTCCAACTGCTCCAGTCAAGGTAATCAT AAATAA
- the LOC127639835 gene encoding nischarin-like isoform X10, whose product MDAPDISEQSAEKRVSISGSELVENYTVYIIEVKTGDHSWTIKHRYSDFHDLHEKLTAEKKIGKHLLPPKKIIGKNSKSLVEKRQKELEVYIQTLLSRFPTATPKVLSNFLNFHLYEINGIAAALAEELFHKGERLLAADKVFLLRPLQLYAITQQLKLAKPTCANGDTKADLGHILDFTCRLKYLKIPGSNRTVGTSNIDEQSLPFDLSIFKALLQIEISNCDAGQIKGLPSLKPTLDTLSIHLSANSMKEILVPEASEFAQWVPEGVDTDCPFTAIIPTWKMLTTLDMSRNFIHCIDESVKLIRKVEFLDLSYNELSVVEHLQHLYNLVHLDLSFNKLNVLEGVHTKLGNIKTLNLAGNQLETLSGLSKLYSLVNLDLSSNKLAQLDEIKHISTLPCLEKLTLANCPMCIIPDYRTKVLAQFCDRASEVCLDGTTTTEKELDTVEVLKAIQKAKEAKVRMANNDKKK is encoded by the exons ATGGACGCGCCGGATATATCTGAACAGAGCGCAGAGAAACGCGTCAGCATCAGCGGATCCGAGCTGGTGGAAAATTACACG GTTTACATTATAGAAGTAAAGACTGGAGACCACAGTTGGACAATCAAGCATCGCTACAGCGACTTTCATGATTTGCACGAAAAA CTCACTGCGGAGAAAAAGATCGGTAAACATCTGTTGCCACCCAAGAAGATCATTGGCAAGAATTCCAAAAGCCTTGTTGAGAAGAGACAGAAGGAGCTGGAAGTTTATATCCAAACTCTCCTCAGCAGATTCCCTACAGCGACCCCTAAAGTCTTGTCCAACTTCCTGAATTTCCACTTATAT GAAATCAATGGAATTGCGGCTGCCCTTGCAGAAGAGCTGTTTCATAAGG GTGAGCGGTTGTTAGCTGCAGATAAGGTGTTTCTCCTGAGACCCCTGCAGCTGTACGCCATCACCCAGCAGCTGAAACTCGCCAAGCCTACCTGTGCCAACGGAGACACCAAAGCCGACCTGGGCCACATCCTGGACTTCACCTGCCGCCTCAAGTATCTTAAG ATCCCTGGATCGAATAGAACGGTGGGAACGAGTAACATTGACGAGCAGAGCCTTCCTTTCGACCTGTCCATCTTTAAAGCACTGCTCCAGATAGAG ATCAGCAATTGTGATGCTGGACAGATCAAAGGTCTGCCCTCTCTGAAACCCACTCTGGACACACTCAGCATACACCTCTCGGCCAATAGTATGAAG GAAATCTTAGTTCCGGAAGCGTCTGAATTTGCACAGTGGGTGCCTGAGGGTGTAGATACAGACTGTCCCTTCACAGCGATTATTCCCACATGGAAGATGCTCACCACTCTTGACATGAGCCGAAACTTCATACACTGCATAGATGAGTCAGTG AAACTGATCCGTAAAGTTGAATTCCTTGATCTTAGCTACAACGAGTTGTCTGTAGTGGAACACCTTCAG CATTTGTACAACTTGGTTCATCTGGATCTGTCCTTCAACAAACTCAATGTCCTGGAGGGTGTTCACACTAAACTCGGCAATATCAAGACTTTGAATCTGGCTGGGAATCAGCTGGAAACGCTCTCCGGTCTCAGTAAACTTTACTCGTTAGTAAACTTGGACTTAAGCAGCAACAAATTAGCCCAG cTGGATGAAATTAAACACATTAGCACTCTTCCCTGTCTGGAAAAACTGACTCTGGCCAATTGCCCCATGTGTATCATCCCAGACTACAGAACTAAAGTTCTGGCCCAGTTCTGTGACCGGGCCTCTGAG GTGTGTTTGGATGGTACAACCACCACAGAGAAAGAGCTGGACACTGTGGAAGTCCTAAAAGCCATTCAGAAAGCTAAAGAGGCCAAAGTCCGAATGGCAAACAATGATAAAAAG AAATAA
- the LOC127639835 gene encoding nischarin-like isoform X5, translated as MDAPDISEQSAEKRVSISGSELVENYTVYIIEVKTGDHSWTIKHRYSDFHDLHEKLTAEKKIGKHLLPPKKIIGKNSKSLVEKRQKELEVYIQTLLSRFPTATPKVLSNFLNFHLYEINGIAAALAEELFHKGERLLAADKVFLLRPLQLYAITQQLKLAKPTCANGDTKADLGHILDFTCRLKYLKIPGSNRTVGTSNIDEQSLPFDLSIFKALLQIEISNCDAGQIKGLPSLKPTLDTLSIHLSANSMKEILVPEASEFAQWVPEGVDTDCPFTAIIPTWKMLTTLDMSRNFIHCIDESVKLIRKVEFLDLSYNELSVVEHLQHLYNLVHLDLSFNKLNVLEGVHTKLGNIKTLNLAGNQLETLSGLSKLYSLVNLDLSSNKLAQLDEIKHISTLPCLEKLTLANCPMCIIPDYRTKVLAQFCDRASEVCLDGTTTTEKELDTVEVLKAIQKAKEAKVRMANNDKKVSNVSGQATGGPQSSSSSSLVVPPSSSSPYRSHSNCSSQAHPVRLSCRCKLKLIHVCLLVSHVRAADTLGCYFLVLLRKSRCPI; from the exons ATGGACGCGCCGGATATATCTGAACAGAGCGCAGAGAAACGCGTCAGCATCAGCGGATCCGAGCTGGTGGAAAATTACACG GTTTACATTATAGAAGTAAAGACTGGAGACCACAGTTGGACAATCAAGCATCGCTACAGCGACTTTCATGATTTGCACGAAAAA CTCACTGCGGAGAAAAAGATCGGTAAACATCTGTTGCCACCCAAGAAGATCATTGGCAAGAATTCCAAAAGCCTTGTTGAGAAGAGACAGAAGGAGCTGGAAGTTTATATCCAAACTCTCCTCAGCAGATTCCCTACAGCGACCCCTAAAGTCTTGTCCAACTTCCTGAATTTCCACTTATAT GAAATCAATGGAATTGCGGCTGCCCTTGCAGAAGAGCTGTTTCATAAGG GTGAGCGGTTGTTAGCTGCAGATAAGGTGTTTCTCCTGAGACCCCTGCAGCTGTACGCCATCACCCAGCAGCTGAAACTCGCCAAGCCTACCTGTGCCAACGGAGACACCAAAGCCGACCTGGGCCACATCCTGGACTTCACCTGCCGCCTCAAGTATCTTAAG ATCCCTGGATCGAATAGAACGGTGGGAACGAGTAACATTGACGAGCAGAGCCTTCCTTTCGACCTGTCCATCTTTAAAGCACTGCTCCAGATAGAG ATCAGCAATTGTGATGCTGGACAGATCAAAGGTCTGCCCTCTCTGAAACCCACTCTGGACACACTCAGCATACACCTCTCGGCCAATAGTATGAAG GAAATCTTAGTTCCGGAAGCGTCTGAATTTGCACAGTGGGTGCCTGAGGGTGTAGATACAGACTGTCCCTTCACAGCGATTATTCCCACATGGAAGATGCTCACCACTCTTGACATGAGCCGAAACTTCATACACTGCATAGATGAGTCAGTG AAACTGATCCGTAAAGTTGAATTCCTTGATCTTAGCTACAACGAGTTGTCTGTAGTGGAACACCTTCAG CATTTGTACAACTTGGTTCATCTGGATCTGTCCTTCAACAAACTCAATGTCCTGGAGGGTGTTCACACTAAACTCGGCAATATCAAGACTTTGAATCTGGCTGGGAATCAGCTGGAAACGCTCTCCGGTCTCAGTAAACTTTACTCGTTAGTAAACTTGGACTTAAGCAGCAACAAATTAGCCCAG cTGGATGAAATTAAACACATTAGCACTCTTCCCTGTCTGGAAAAACTGACTCTGGCCAATTGCCCCATGTGTATCATCCCAGACTACAGAACTAAAGTTCTGGCCCAGTTCTGTGACCGGGCCTCTGAG GTGTGTTTGGATGGTACAACCACCACAGAGAAAGAGCTGGACACTGTGGAAGTCCTAAAAGCCATTCAGAAAGCTAAAGAGGCCAAAGTCCGAATGGCAAACAATGATAAAAAG GTGAGTAACGTCTCAGGGCAGGCCACGGGTGGGCCACAATCGTCCTCCTCATCTTCTCTCGTCGTGCCGCCGTCCTCTTCCTCCCCCTATCGGTCCCATTCCAACTGCTCCAGTCAAG CCCACCCTGTGAGGTTATCTTGCAG GTGCAAACTCAAATTGATTCATGTTTGTCTTCTGGTGTCCCATGTGAGAGCGGCAG ATACTCTGGGTTGCTATTTCCTAGTGTTGCTCAGGAAGTCCCGATGCCCCATTTGA